The Polyangium aurulentum genomic interval CCTACGGCACCGAGCGCCGCAAGGAGCTGATGACGGCCGTGCGCGCGTCGATCGCCTCCGCCCTGGGACACGGCTAGCGGCTAGCGCCGACCCAGTGGGTCATTTCCGAGGGGCTTCGCCCCTACGCTCCCGAGGGTCGCTACCCCCGAGAACGCGCCTTCTAGGGGTTCGCCGCGGTCTTCCCTCTCGGTGAGTGCTCTTCTGCCGGCGCGGGCTTGAGGCGCCAGGGGTTCACCGGATGGCGCCCCGAGCCGGCGGGGAGCTTCTCGCCTTCCTTGGGCGCGCCGGCGCGCTCCGCGAGCAGCCACTTCCAGAACGCCTCGGCCCAGATCTCGCCGCCGCGCGCGTCCGGGTGGATGAGGTCGTGCTGCCGCGAGATCGTCCCCGCGAGCGCGTCCGAGTCGAAGTAGCGGCACGGGATCGAGTGCCGGCGAATGATCTCGATGATCCCCGTGTCCTTGCGCCACAGGGGCGGCGACACCCACACGCACGGCCTGTCGCCGATGATCTTGATCATCCGCTCCACCGCCTTCGCGCGCCCCGCGGTGTCCGTCAGCTCCACCTCGTTGGCGCCGAGGTTGATGATCACGAGATCGGGATGGAAGTCGCCGACGAGCTTGCCGAGCTTGAGCGGCCAGGTGGTCGTGTACGAGCTCTGCTGCGAGTGCACCAGGTAGTTGGCGCCCAGCTCCTTCATCTTCGGCCGCAGCGTCTGCGCGAACCCCGCCATCAGGAACGAGTCGCCGATGTGCAGCACCACCGAGCGCGGCGGGATCGGCGGCGCTTCCTCGGCCGGCACGCTGGCCGCGGGCGCGCTCGGATCCGGCGCATGCGCAGGGCCTGCGTCCTTGGATCCGGGCGCGGGCATGGACGCGCTCGCAAGGGTGTTCGGGGCGGGCGCCGCGTGCGCGGGGCTTGACGGCGTGGCAGGCTGGCCCATGTCGTGGGCCTGATGCGTGCATGCGCCGAGCAGGCCCGTGAGCACGGGCGCGATGAGCGAGATGATGAACGTCGAGCGCATCGAAAGTACCGCGCGGCCGAGCACTCTAAGGCACGCGCTGTCCCGACCGCAAACATTCGGGCGCGGGCGGGCGCGCTCCACGAGGATCGAGAGGGCATGAATTTCCGGCTGTTTGGCTTCGACATCGAGGTGCAGGCGAGCTTCTGGATCTCGACCGCATTCCTCGGCTACTGGGGGAACGCCGGCGGTTCGCCCCGTGAAATGCTGCCGAGGCTGGCCGTCTGGGTGCTGGCCGTGCTGGTGAGCGTCCTCGTGCACGAGCTCGGCCACGCGTTCGCCTTCCGGCGCTACCGCATCCAGTCGGACATCGTGCTCTACCACTTCGGCGGGCTCACCGTGCCGCGCGCCGCCCTGCCGCTCACGCGCATCGGCAACATCGTCGTGAGCCTCGCGGGCCCGTTCGCCGGGTTCTTCCTCGGCGGCGCCCTCTTCGCCTTCGATCACTTCGCCCCGCACGTCACAGGCGGGATGCCGCCCCTCGCGCAGTACGCGCTCGGCACCCTGCTCTGGGTGAACATCGGCTGGGGCATCATCAACCTCCTGCCCGTGCATCCCCTCGACGGCGGCCACGTGCTCGAGAGCGCCCTCGGCCCGAAGCGCGAGCGCCTCGCGGTGGGCATCTCGCTCGTGGTGGCCACGGGCGTCGCGATCGGGTTTCTGTACCTGCAGTCGTTTTTCGCCGTGTTCATCTTCGGGATGAGCGCGTTCCAGAGCTACCGCCGCCTGCAAGCGCTCTCGCCCGACACGACCGAGGACGTGCCGCGCTCGCGCGCCGAGCCGAAGAACGTCGAGGAGCCGCTCACGGGCGAGCTTCTCTCGCTGCTCCTGCGCGCGCGCGCCGCCGTCGCCGACGAGGATCTGCTCAAGGCGCGGAGCCTGGCCGAGGAGGTTCTCGCGCGTCAGGCCTCCGAAGAGCCTCCGCCGCCGCGCGCGATCCGCGAGGCGCTCGAGATCCTCGGCTGGGTGGAGATGATCGGCGGCGACACGGACAAGGCCGCGCGCATGGTGCGCGAGGCGGGCAAGCACGGCGAGGTCGACCCCGCGCTCGTGGGCTCGCTCCACTTCGCGCGCCGCGATCTGCGCGAGGCGCGCAAGGTGCTCGAGGCCGCGCGCACGAAGGGCGACGACCGCAAGGAGGTCGTTGGCCCGCTCATCCAGATCCTCATCGAGCAGGGCGAGACCGCGCGCGCCGCCGCCGTCGCGTACGACATCGTCGACGCGCTGAGCGAGGAGGACGCGCGGCGCATGGCGAAGATCTCCTTCGACGCCCGCGCCTTCGACTGGTCGGCGCGCCTGTACGAGGCCGTCTTCGAGCGCGGCGCGCACCCGGAAGACGCCTACGACGCGGCACGCGCGCACGCGCAAGACGGCGCCTACGAGCGCGCGCTCGAGCTGCTCCGCAAGGCCGTCGAGGCCGGCTTCAGCGACCGCGGCCGCGCCTGGTCCGACGCTGCGCTCGAGGCGCTGCGCGCCGACCGAGCCCTCGAGACCGTCCTGCCCCGCCCCTGATCAGGACCCGACGCCGGTCGATCCGTACCCGCCCGCGCCGCGCGAGGTCTCGTCGAGCGCGGGCACGGCCACGAGCTCGGCCCGCGCGACCGGACAGATCACGAGCTGCGCGATCCTGTCGCCCTTGCGGACGACGAACGGCGCCCCGCCGTGGTTGATGAGCAGCACCTTGAGCTCGCCGCGGTAGTCGGGATCGATCGTGCCCGGCGCGTTGAGCACCGTGACGCCATGCCTGAGCGCCAGGCCCGATCGCGGCCGCACCTGGCCCTCGAACCCCACGGGGATCGCGACGGCGAGACCCGTGGGCACGAGCCTTCGCTCGCCGTTGTCGATCGTGACGTCCTCTTCGATCGCGGCGCACAGATCGAGCCCGACGGCGCCCTCGGACTGGTACGCCGGCGTGGGCACGTCGACGTCGCCGACGCGCACGAACGGAACGCGCACGTTCACGCCCGCTCCCGGCCGATCACTTCTTGGTCTTCTTGGAGAGCAGATCGCCGAGGGTGCCGAAGCCGCGCACCTCGGGCTGCTTCTTGCCGCCCTCGCGCTTCTTCTCGCCGCCCTTGGGCGCGCTCGTCTCGGCCGCCGCCTCGGGCGCGACGTTGCCGCCGCCGCCGCCGCGGAACTTCTCGAACGCGCTGCGCTCCTCGTCCGCGGCGATGGCGGTGATCGAGAGGCGAATCTTGCCCTGCTCGTCGATGCCGACGATCTTGGCCTCGACCTCCTGGCCCACGGAGAAGTGCTTCTTGAGATCGGCGCCGCGCGGCGTGGCCGTCTCCTGGGTGGGGATGAGCCCGCGCCCGCCGCGTCCCTGCGTGGCGCCGGCGATCTGGACGAAGACGCCGTAGCGCTCGATGCCGGTGACGGTGCCCTTGACCCGCGCGCCCTCGACGAGGACGAGCGCGCTGCCGCCCTTCTGTCCTCCGCCGAGGCCCGTGGTGACGGGCTCGCCCTCGGAGCCTCGAACGAACACGGGCTGGAGCCGGACCTGACCGGTCGCGCGATCGATGCTCGCGACGGCGGCGCTGACCTTGCTGCCGACGGCGACGAGCAGCTTGCCGTCGGGGTCGGAGAGGTCTGCGCGCTCGAAGAAGCCCTCCTGCTTGCCGCCGAGGTCGGCGAACACGGCGTTCTGCGCGACGACGACGACGGTGACCTCGACCTTGTCGCCGACGTGGTAGCGGCGGCGATCGTTGCGCCCGCCCCCGGTCTGCTCGAAGAGGGCCCCAAAAGACTCCGGCTGATCCCGCCGCTCGGACATGGCCGCCCTTCTAGCAAGCCTGTGCCAGAAAGGCGAGAAGCCGGCCACCCGAGCCGCCGAGCCGCCCCCGCGCCAGGCGACCGAGGTGGAGAATGTGGATAAGGGGGCGCAAAGCGCCAAGGTCGTGCTAGGGTGCCGGCCGCGACGAGCCCAGAGAGCAGTGCGCTGGGAATGTCCAGGGTCGATAGCTCAGTCGGTAGAGCTGCGGGCTTTTAACCCGTAGGTCCAGGGTTCGAGTCCCTGTCGACCCACTTAGCGGGAATCGTTGAGGATTTCGCCCGCCTGACGAGGCTCCTCAGCGAGGCTGCTCCCCGGCCGTTTCCACGCCGTTACCACGGGTGGCGAGGAGGCCGATCGTTGCCTTGAGGTCCTTGCGGACCATGTGGGCGTACCTCTGCGTGGTCGAGAGGTGCAGGTGCCCCGCCAGAGCCTGCACGGCTGGAGCGGCGGCGCCGCCGCGGAAGAGCTCGGTCACGAAGAAGTGGCGGAGGTCGTGGAAACGGAAGCCGGACAGGCCGGCCTTCTTCTGCGCCCGCCGGAACGCCTGGAGGAGTCCCGACTCGCCCCAGCCCTCGCCGTGCGCTGTCGTGGCGACCAGCGCGTGCGGGGAGCGGGGACCGGCTTCGGCGAGCAGGACGAGGAGGGGCTCCGCGATCGGAACCTCTCGCTCGTGACCTGACTTCGGCGTCGAGGTGACTCCCTTGCTCGTCGAGTGCCGGACGATGATGAGGCCGGCGTCGAGGTCGACGTCAGCCCCGCGCAGCGCCCTCACCTCCCCTGCCCTGAGGCCTGCGAACGCTGCGAGACCGAAGGCGAGCTTCCACGGCTTTGGAGAGGCCGCGAGGATCGCATCGACCTGCGCCCGGGTGAGCGGGAGCAGGGCCTTCTTCCCCTTCTTCGGTAGGTCGGGGAGCTTCGGCATGGCCGGGAGCTTGCCGGCATCGACGGCTGCACGGAGGACCGAGCGGACGACGATGAGCACGTTCCGGCGACGCGAGGCCGAGAGCTCTTCCTTCACGAGCGCGGCGTCAAGCGACGAGGCGTACGCGAAGTCCACCTCGTCGAGCGGGCGGTCTGCGATCTCGGGGAGCAGCCTCTTCGTGAGGATCTCCTCGTACCCCTTGCGCGTGCTCGGCTTGAGCTCGGTGATGGCCTTGCCCTCGCGGAAGAGCGCGACGGCATCGCCGAAGGTGAGACGCTGCTCGGGCTCCGCAGGGGCTTCGGTCTTCGGCGTGGGCAGGTCGCCGAACTGTGCGAGCTGCGCGAGGAGACGTCGCTCCTCGGCACGGGCGGCAGCGGAGGTCTGCACCTGGGCGTCGCGCCGGTAGCGGCCCTTCGTGCCGTCAGGCTTGCGATACGTGATGTCAATGACCCAGCGAGGCTCGTCGCCCCGCATCGTCTTGCGCACGGTCATGGCCGATGTCCTTTCCGGCCATCCCGCGCACTGCCGCGAGAAGAAGAACCTACCACGGCGGACGCGGTGTGCGGTCGGCACTTCACGGTCGGGTTTGTCTTGCTCAGGTCGAGGACAAACATCAGGGCGCCTCCGTGCGGAGCCAGCGTTCGGAGAAGGCGACGCGCCACTGGCGGCCGAACTTGCGCGCTCGGACGCCGTCGATGTGCGACTCGATCCCACCGTCGGATGCGCGCACGGCGTGGCGCTCGACGGCGCGGCGAAGAGCGTCGGGGGACATGCCGAGGAACTCGGCCGCTGTCCGCAGGCAAACCCAGCCGCGCAGCGCAGCGGGATCCGAAGCGAGCGACTTCTTCCTCACGTCGGCCTCGGCTTGGTCTCGATGTTGCGCAGGGCCGATGCCTGATTCGCGCTCGCCTCGAGCAAGGGTACGTGCAAAGCCCATCGCTCCTCAGCGGAGGAGACGGTGCCGCTTACCGCGTGTTGCATGCTTCGCAACCGTAGTGATCGGCGTCCCGAGTTCTACGGAACACGGCTCGATCGACCAGTGTTCCGAAGAACGCCGCGGGGGAGGCCGCTAGGGTCTGGTGGCACATGGCAAAGCAATCTGAGATCGAGTGGACCGACCACACGTTCAACCCCTGGTGGGGCTGCACGAAGGTCTCGCAGGCGTGCAAGAACTGCTACGCGGAGACGCAGGCAAAACGCTGGAAACGTCCGGTCTGGGGACCGAACGCTGGTCGCCGCTTCTTCGACGACAAGCACTGGGACGCGCCTCTCGCCTGGAACCGCGATGCTGCGCGCGAGGGGCAGCGCAAGCGCGTTTTCTGCGCCTCGATGGCCGATGTCTTCGAGGACCGTGAGGACCTCGTGCCGCACCGAGAGCGGCTCTGGAAGCTCATCGCGGAGACGCCGTGGCTCGACTGGCTGATGCTCACGAAGCGGCCGGAGAACGTCGCGTCGATGATCCCCTGGGGCGAGAACTGGCCCTCGAACGTCTGGCTTGGGACGACGGTCGAGAACGCCGAGATGGCGGAGCA includes:
- a CDS encoding tyrosine-type recombinase/integrase — its product is MTVRKTMRGDEPRWVIDITYRKPDGTKGRYRRDAQVQTSAAARAEERRLLAQLAQFGDLPTPKTEAPAEPEQRLTFGDAVALFREGKAITELKPSTRKGYEEILTKRLLPEIADRPLDEVDFAYASSLDAALVKEELSASRRRNVLIVVRSVLRAAVDAGKLPAMPKLPDLPKKGKKALLPLTRAQVDAILAASPKPWKLAFGLAAFAGLRAGEVRALRGADVDLDAGLIIVRHSTSKGVTSTPKSGHEREVPIAEPLLVLLAEAGPRSPHALVATTAHGEGWGESGLLQAFRRAQKKAGLSGFRFHDLRHFFVTELFRGGAAAPAVQALAGHLHLSTTQRYAHMVRKDLKATIGLLATRGNGVETAGEQPR
- a CDS encoding S1 RNA-binding domain-containing protein, giving the protein MSERRDQPESFGALFEQTGGGRNDRRRYHVGDKVEVTVVVVAQNAVFADLGGKQEGFFERADLSDPDGKLLVAVGSKVSAAVASIDRATGQVRLQPVFVRGSEGEPVTTGLGGGQKGGSALVLVEGARVKGTVTGIERYGVFVQIAGATQGRGGRGLIPTQETATPRGADLKKHFSVGQEVEAKIVGIDEQGKIRLSITAIAADEERSAFEKFRGGGGGNVAPEAAAETSAPKGGEKKREGGKKQPEVRGFGTLGDLLSKKTKK
- a CDS encoding SGNH/GDSL hydrolase family protein, with amino-acid sequence MRSTFIISLIAPVLTGLLGACTHQAHDMGQPATPSSPAHAAPAPNTLASASMPAPGSKDAGPAHAPDPSAPAASVPAEEAPPIPPRSVVLHIGDSFLMAGFAQTLRPKMKELGANYLVHSQQSSYTTTWPLKLGKLVGDFHPDLVIINLGANEVELTDTAGRAKAVERMIKIIGDRPCVWVSPPLWRKDTGIIEIIRRHSIPCRYFDSDALAGTISRQHDLIHPDARGGEIWAEAFWKWLLAERAGAPKEGEKLPAGSGRHPVNPWRLKPAPAEEHSPRGKTAANP
- a CDS encoding site-2 protease family protein: MNFRLFGFDIEVQASFWISTAFLGYWGNAGGSPREMLPRLAVWVLAVLVSVLVHELGHAFAFRRYRIQSDIVLYHFGGLTVPRAALPLTRIGNIVVSLAGPFAGFFLGGALFAFDHFAPHVTGGMPPLAQYALGTLLWVNIGWGIINLLPVHPLDGGHVLESALGPKRERLAVGISLVVATGVAIGFLYLQSFFAVFIFGMSAFQSYRRLQALSPDTTEDVPRSRAEPKNVEEPLTGELLSLLLRARAAVADEDLLKARSLAEEVLARQASEEPPPPRAIREALEILGWVEMIGGDTDKAARMVREAGKHGEVDPALVGSLHFARRDLREARKVLEAARTKGDDRKEVVGPLIQILIEQGETARAAAVAYDIVDALSEEDARRMAKISFDARAFDWSARLYEAVFERGAHPEDAYDAARAHAQDGAYERALELLRKAVEAGFSDRGRAWSDAALEALRADRALETVLPRP
- the dut gene encoding dUTP diphosphatase; translated protein: MNVRVPFVRVGDVDVPTPAYQSEGAVGLDLCAAIEEDVTIDNGERRLVPTGLAVAIPVGFEGQVRPRSGLALRHGVTVLNAPGTIDPDYRGELKVLLINHGGAPFVVRKGDRIAQLVICPVARAELVAVPALDETSRGAGGYGSTGVGS